A genome region from Cyprinus carpio isolate SPL01 chromosome B23, ASM1834038v1, whole genome shotgun sequence includes the following:
- the tfcp2 gene encoding transcription factor CP2 isoform X1: MAWALKLPLADEVIESGLVQDFDASLSGIGQELGAGAYSMSDVLALPIFKQEESNLPPESDNKILPFQYVLCAATSPAVKLHDETLTYLNQGQSYEIRMLDNRKMGELPEINGKMVKSIIRVVFHDRRLQYTEHQQLEGWRWNRPGDRILDLDIPMSVGVVDPRANPTQLNTVEFLWDPSKRTSVFIQVHCISTEFTMRKHGGEKGVPFRIQIDTFKENEAGEYTEHLHSASCQIKVFKPKGADRKQKTDREKMEKRAPQEKEKYQPSYETTILTECSPWPEITYVNNSPSPGFNSTHNSFPVSEGNGSPNHQPEPVAQLADLSCHLLTRDSESNQNLLPTATPQEAQQWLHRNRFSPFCRLFTNFSGADLLKLTREDVIQICGPADGIRLFNALKGRVVRPRLTIYVCQESQQAREQHQKHENGDGSSNAFFVYHAIYLEELTAVELTEKLAQLFSISPRQISQIFKQGPTGIHVLVSDEMIQNFQDEMCFVLDTMKAETNDGYHIILK; encoded by the exons ATGGCTTGGGCTCTGAAACTACCTCTGGCCGATGAGGTGATCGAGTCTGGTCTGGTCCAGGACTTCGATGCCAGTCTGTCAGGGATCGGGCAAGAGCTTGGAGCCGGTGCTTACAGCATGAG TGATGTGCTAGCTCTCCCCATCTTTAAACAGGAGGAGTCTAATTTACCTCCGGAAAGCGACAATAAGATTCTTCCCTTCCAGTATGTACTGTGTGCCGCCACCTCTCCTGCTGTCAAACTACATGACGAGACGCTCACCTACCTCAATCAAG GACAGTCTTATGAGATACGAATGCTGGACAATCGGAAAATGGGGGAACTTCCTGAGATCAATGGGAAAATGGTGAAG AGCATCATCCGTGTCGTGTTTCATGATCGCCGCCTTCAGTACACTGAACACCAGCAGCTGGAGGGCTGGCGCTGGAACAGGCCGGGAGACAGAATCCTTGATTTAG ATATCCCGATGTCAGTAGGGGTGGTTGATCCCAGGGCAAACCCTACACAGCTCAACACTGTGGAGTTCCTCTGGGACCCCTCGAAAAGGACCTCTGTGTTTATTCAG GTCCATTGTATAAGCACAGAGTTCACCATGCGTAAGCATGGAGGAGAAAAGGGAGTGCCGTTCCGTATTCAAATCGACACTTTCAAAGAGAATGAGGCCGGGGAGTACACTGAGCATCTGCACTCCGCCAGCTGCCAAATCAAAGTTTTTAAG CCTAAAGGTGCGGACAGAAAGcagaaaacagacagagaaaaaatGGAGAAACGAGCACCGCAGGAAAAGGAGAAATACCAGCCTTCATATGAAACCACCATTCTCACTGAG TGCTCTCCGTGGCCTGAGATTACATACGTCAACAATTCCCCATCACCAGGTTTCAACAGCACCCACAACAGCTTTCCTGTGAGCGAAGG AAATGGTTCACCCAATCACCAGCCGGAGCCTGTGGCACAGTTAGCAgat TTGTCGTGCCACCTACTTACAAGAGACAGTGAAAGCAATCAG AATCTGTTGCCAACGGCAACGCCACAGGAAGCACAGCAGTGGCTCCATAGAAACCGTTTTTCACCATTCTGCCGTCTCTTCACAAACTTCTCGG GGGCCGATCTGCTAAAACTGACCCGAGAGGATGTCATCCAGATCTGTGGACCTGCTGATGGTATTCGGCTATTTAATGCACTCAAAGGACG GGTGGTCCGTCCAAGACTCACCATCTACGTGTGCCAGGAGTCCCAACAGGCTCGTGAACAGCACCAGAAACATGAGAACGGAGACGGGTCTAGCAATGCTTTCTTCG TGTATCATGCTATCTATCTGGAGGAGTTAACAGCTGTGGAACTGACAGAAAAGTTGGCTCAGCTCTTCAGCATCTCTCCACGGCAGATCAGTCAGATCTTCAAGCAGGGACCCACTGGCATCCATGTGTTAGTCAGTGATGAG ATGATTCAGAACTTTCAAGATGAGATGTGTTTTGTCCTGGACACAATGAAAG CTGAAACAAACGATGGCTATCACATCATTTTGAAGTGA
- the tfcp2 gene encoding transcription factor CP2 isoform X2, whose protein sequence is MAWALKLPLADEVIESGLVQDFDASLSGIGQELGAGAYSMSDVLALPIFKQEESNLPPESDNKILPFQYVLCAATSPAVKLHDETLTYLNQGQSYEIRMLDNRKMGELPEINGKMVKSIIRVVFHDRRLQYTEHQQLEGWRWNRPGDRILDLDIPMSVGVVDPRANPTQLNTVEFLWDPSKRTSVFIQVHCISTEFTMRKHGGEKGVPFRIQIDTFKENEAGEYTEHLHSASCQIKVFKPKGADRKQKTDREKMEKRAPQEKEKYQPSYETTILTECSPWPEITYVNNSPSPGFNSTHNSFPVSEGNGSPNHQPEPVAQLADNLLPTATPQEAQQWLHRNRFSPFCRLFTNFSGADLLKLTREDVIQICGPADGIRLFNALKGRVVRPRLTIYVCQESQQAREQHQKHENGDGSSNAFFVYHAIYLEELTAVELTEKLAQLFSISPRQISQIFKQGPTGIHVLVSDEMIQNFQDEMCFVLDTMKAETNDGYHIILK, encoded by the exons ATGGCTTGGGCTCTGAAACTACCTCTGGCCGATGAGGTGATCGAGTCTGGTCTGGTCCAGGACTTCGATGCCAGTCTGTCAGGGATCGGGCAAGAGCTTGGAGCCGGTGCTTACAGCATGAG TGATGTGCTAGCTCTCCCCATCTTTAAACAGGAGGAGTCTAATTTACCTCCGGAAAGCGACAATAAGATTCTTCCCTTCCAGTATGTACTGTGTGCCGCCACCTCTCCTGCTGTCAAACTACATGACGAGACGCTCACCTACCTCAATCAAG GACAGTCTTATGAGATACGAATGCTGGACAATCGGAAAATGGGGGAACTTCCTGAGATCAATGGGAAAATGGTGAAG AGCATCATCCGTGTCGTGTTTCATGATCGCCGCCTTCAGTACACTGAACACCAGCAGCTGGAGGGCTGGCGCTGGAACAGGCCGGGAGACAGAATCCTTGATTTAG ATATCCCGATGTCAGTAGGGGTGGTTGATCCCAGGGCAAACCCTACACAGCTCAACACTGTGGAGTTCCTCTGGGACCCCTCGAAAAGGACCTCTGTGTTTATTCAG GTCCATTGTATAAGCACAGAGTTCACCATGCGTAAGCATGGAGGAGAAAAGGGAGTGCCGTTCCGTATTCAAATCGACACTTTCAAAGAGAATGAGGCCGGGGAGTACACTGAGCATCTGCACTCCGCCAGCTGCCAAATCAAAGTTTTTAAG CCTAAAGGTGCGGACAGAAAGcagaaaacagacagagaaaaaatGGAGAAACGAGCACCGCAGGAAAAGGAGAAATACCAGCCTTCATATGAAACCACCATTCTCACTGAG TGCTCTCCGTGGCCTGAGATTACATACGTCAACAATTCCCCATCACCAGGTTTCAACAGCACCCACAACAGCTTTCCTGTGAGCGAAGG AAATGGTTCACCCAATCACCAGCCGGAGCCTGTGGCACAGTTAGCAgat AATCTGTTGCCAACGGCAACGCCACAGGAAGCACAGCAGTGGCTCCATAGAAACCGTTTTTCACCATTCTGCCGTCTCTTCACAAACTTCTCGG GGGCCGATCTGCTAAAACTGACCCGAGAGGATGTCATCCAGATCTGTGGACCTGCTGATGGTATTCGGCTATTTAATGCACTCAAAGGACG GGTGGTCCGTCCAAGACTCACCATCTACGTGTGCCAGGAGTCCCAACAGGCTCGTGAACAGCACCAGAAACATGAGAACGGAGACGGGTCTAGCAATGCTTTCTTCG TGTATCATGCTATCTATCTGGAGGAGTTAACAGCTGTGGAACTGACAGAAAAGTTGGCTCAGCTCTTCAGCATCTCTCCACGGCAGATCAGTCAGATCTTCAAGCAGGGACCCACTGGCATCCATGTGTTAGTCAGTGATGAG ATGATTCAGAACTTTCAAGATGAGATGTGTTTTGTCCTGGACACAATGAAAG CTGAAACAAACGATGGCTATCACATCATTTTGAAGTGA
- the pou6f1 gene encoding POU domain, class 6, transcription factor 1 isoform X1 — MDTEDLPANNAALTVNEQLLGSCTLKFPAQDNQVIVMSGQETIRVLEVEVDTALSSSGADGKVESGGEEAAVQTLDVAEEALLDSPVTTSTTTAVTVEVSEPAVQTEVSKAPISVPLAQPQTSVPITVQACPQVLTQDGLASLMTGMLAQQGSLGQPLLIPLSMAGSVGGQGGLAVLTLPTATVATLPGLAAASPAGGLLKLPFAGLQAATVLNSVQTQLQSPAQAVLQPQVSALQPVQTAPATTASVVQKVSEPSASVATLQTAGLSISPAIISAASLGAQPQFISSLTTTPIITSAMSNVAGLTGQLITNAQGQVIGTLPLLVNPASLAGAAQGLQLQTVSPQLLLNAQGQIIATIGNGPTAAVPSAASVLPKASVPLTLTKTSTPGPVGKVAPSKVIIAPQPQMVKSVTSLTGAIACGDMPTVGQLVSKPQSAVNEEEAINLEEIREFAKNFKIRRLSLGLTQTQVGQALTATEGPAYSQSAICRFEKLDITPKSAQKLKPVLERWLAEAELYNQKGQQNLIEFVGGEPSKKRKRRTSFTPQAIEVLNTYFEKNSLPTGQEITEIAKELNYDREVVRVWFCNRRQTLKNTSKINVFQV; from the exons ATGGACACTGAAGATCTCCCTGCAAACAATGCGGCACTCACCGTCAATGAACAG CTTTTAGGTTCCTGCACTTTGAAATTCCCAGCACAAGACAACCAG GTCATTGTCATGTCAGGACAGGAGACCATCCGTGTGCTGGAAGTGGAGGTGGATACAGCCTTGTCCTCTTCAGGGGCTGATGGGAAGGTGGAGTCAGGGGGCGAGGAGGCTGCTGTTCAGACCCTGGATGTAGCTGAGGAGGCTCTATTGGACAGTCCAGTAACCACAAGCACTACCACAGCTG TGACTGTGGAGGTCTCAGAACCTGCAGTACAGACCGAGGTCTCCAAAGCCCCCATCAGTGTGCCTCTGGCCCAGCCACAGACCAGCGTGCCCATCACTGTCCAGGCCTGCCCACAG GTCCTGACTCAGGATGGTTTGGCCTCTCTGATGACTGGCATGCTTGCCCAGCAGGGTTCTCTGGGTCAGCCCCTGCTCATACCTCTGAGTATGGCTGGATCTGTGGGGGGTCAGGGGGGTCTGGCAGTGCTCACCTTACCCACCGCCACTGTCGCCACCCTCCCTGGTCTCGCTGCAGCCAGCCCTGCTGGAGGACTGCTGAAGCTGCCATTTGCAGGACTGCAAG cTGCTACTGTGTTGAACTCTGTCCAGACGCAGCTGCAGTCACCTGCGCAGGCAGTCCTGCAGCCCCAGGTGTCTGCTCTGCAGCCTGTGCAGACCGCACCAGCCACCACTGCATCTGTTGTTCAGAAGGTGTCAGAGCCCAGTGCCTCGGTCGCCACACTTCAGACTGCAGGCCTGTCCATCAGCCCTGCTATT ATTAGTGCAGCTTCTCTGGGAGCTCAGCCTCAGTTCATCAGCTCTCTCACTACAACTcccatcatcaccagtgccatgTCTAATGTTGCAGGACTCACAGGTCAACTCATTACCAATGCACAGGGCCAG GTAATTGGAACACTTCCCCTGCTGGTCAACCCTGCATCACTGGCTGGAGCTGCTCAAGGCCTGCAGCTCCAGACTGTGTCCCCACAGCTGCTCCTCAATGCCCAGGGCCAGATCATTGCTACAATAGGAAACGGTCCAACAGCTGCTGTCCCGTCTGCCGCCTCTGTCCTCCCCAAAGCCTCTGTGCCCCTGACACTCACCAAGACCAGCACACCG GGTCCTGTCGGGAAAGTGGCTCCATCTAAAGTCATTATTGCTCCCCAGCCGCAAATGGTTAAATCAGTCACATCCCTCACCGGTGCCATCGCCTGTGGAGACATGCCTACGGTGGGGCAGCTTGTCAGCA aaCCACAGTCTGCTGTGAATGAAGAAGAGGCCATTAATCTGGAGGAGATCCGAGAGTTTGCCAAGAATTTTAAGATTCGAAGGCTCTCCCTGGGGCTGACACAGACTCAAGTGGGCCAGGCTCTCACCGCTACGGAGGGTCCCGCCTACAGTCAGTCAGCCATCTGCAG ATTTGAGAAGCTTGACATCACTCCTAAAAGTGCCCAGAAGTTGAAACCCGTGCTGGAGCGCTGGCTGGCAGAGGCTGAGCTCTATAATCAGAAAGGTCAGCAGAACTTGATAGAGTTTGTGGGCGGAGAGCCCTCCAAGAAGCGCAAGCGGAGAACCAGCTTCACACCGCAGGCCATCGAGGTCCTCAACACTTACTTTGAGAAAAACTCCCTTCCCACTGGCCAGGAGATTACAGAGATCGCCAAGGAGCTGAATTACGACCGAGAGGTGGTTCGGGTCTGGTTTTGTAACCGTCGACAGACTCTGAAAAACACTAGCAAGATCAACGTGTTTCAGGTCTAG
- the pou6f1 gene encoding POU domain, class 6, transcription factor 1 isoform X3 produces the protein MSGQETIRVLEVEVDTALSSSGADGKVESGGEEAAVQTLDVAEEALLDSPVTTSTTTAVTVEVSEPAVQTEVSKAPISVPLAQPQTSVPITVQACPQVLTQDGLASLMTGMLAQQGSLGQPLLIPLSMAGSVGGQGGLAVLTLPTATVATLPGLAAASPAGGLLKLPFAGLQAATVLNSVQTQLQSPAQAVLQPQVSALQPVQTAPATTASVVQKVSEPSASVATLQTAGLSISPAIISAASLGAQPQFISSLTTTPIITSAMSNVAGLTGQLITNAQGQVIGTLPLLVNPASLAGAAQGLQLQTVSPQLLLNAQGQIIATIGNGPTAAVPSAASVLPKASVPLTLTKTSTPGPVGKVAPSKVIIAPQPQMVKSVTSLTGAIACGDMPTVGQLVSKPQSAVNEEEAINLEEIREFAKNFKIRRLSLGLTQTQVGQALTATEGPAYSQSAICRFEKLDITPKSAQKLKPVLERWLAEAELYNQKGQQNLIEFVGGEPSKKRKRRTSFTPQAIEVLNTYFEKNSLPTGQEITEIAKELNYDREVVRVWFCNRRQTLKNTSKINVFQV, from the exons ATGTCAGGACAGGAGACCATCCGTGTGCTGGAAGTGGAGGTGGATACAGCCTTGTCCTCTTCAGGGGCTGATGGGAAGGTGGAGTCAGGGGGCGAGGAGGCTGCTGTTCAGACCCTGGATGTAGCTGAGGAGGCTCTATTGGACAGTCCAGTAACCACAAGCACTACCACAGCTG TGACTGTGGAGGTCTCAGAACCTGCAGTACAGACCGAGGTCTCCAAAGCCCCCATCAGTGTGCCTCTGGCCCAGCCACAGACCAGCGTGCCCATCACTGTCCAGGCCTGCCCACAG GTCCTGACTCAGGATGGTTTGGCCTCTCTGATGACTGGCATGCTTGCCCAGCAGGGTTCTCTGGGTCAGCCCCTGCTCATACCTCTGAGTATGGCTGGATCTGTGGGGGGTCAGGGGGGTCTGGCAGTGCTCACCTTACCCACCGCCACTGTCGCCACCCTCCCTGGTCTCGCTGCAGCCAGCCCTGCTGGAGGACTGCTGAAGCTGCCATTTGCAGGACTGCAAG cTGCTACTGTGTTGAACTCTGTCCAGACGCAGCTGCAGTCACCTGCGCAGGCAGTCCTGCAGCCCCAGGTGTCTGCTCTGCAGCCTGTGCAGACCGCACCAGCCACCACTGCATCTGTTGTTCAGAAGGTGTCAGAGCCCAGTGCCTCGGTCGCCACACTTCAGACTGCAGGCCTGTCCATCAGCCCTGCTATT ATTAGTGCAGCTTCTCTGGGAGCTCAGCCTCAGTTCATCAGCTCTCTCACTACAACTcccatcatcaccagtgccatgTCTAATGTTGCAGGACTCACAGGTCAACTCATTACCAATGCACAGGGCCAG GTAATTGGAACACTTCCCCTGCTGGTCAACCCTGCATCACTGGCTGGAGCTGCTCAAGGCCTGCAGCTCCAGACTGTGTCCCCACAGCTGCTCCTCAATGCCCAGGGCCAGATCATTGCTACAATAGGAAACGGTCCAACAGCTGCTGTCCCGTCTGCCGCCTCTGTCCTCCCCAAAGCCTCTGTGCCCCTGACACTCACCAAGACCAGCACACCG GGTCCTGTCGGGAAAGTGGCTCCATCTAAAGTCATTATTGCTCCCCAGCCGCAAATGGTTAAATCAGTCACATCCCTCACCGGTGCCATCGCCTGTGGAGACATGCCTACGGTGGGGCAGCTTGTCAGCA aaCCACAGTCTGCTGTGAATGAAGAAGAGGCCATTAATCTGGAGGAGATCCGAGAGTTTGCCAAGAATTTTAAGATTCGAAGGCTCTCCCTGGGGCTGACACAGACTCAAGTGGGCCAGGCTCTCACCGCTACGGAGGGTCCCGCCTACAGTCAGTCAGCCATCTGCAG ATTTGAGAAGCTTGACATCACTCCTAAAAGTGCCCAGAAGTTGAAACCCGTGCTGGAGCGCTGGCTGGCAGAGGCTGAGCTCTATAATCAGAAAGGTCAGCAGAACTTGATAGAGTTTGTGGGCGGAGAGCCCTCCAAGAAGCGCAAGCGGAGAACCAGCTTCACACCGCAGGCCATCGAGGTCCTCAACACTTACTTTGAGAAAAACTCCCTTCCCACTGGCCAGGAGATTACAGAGATCGCCAAGGAGCTGAATTACGACCGAGAGGTGGTTCGGGTCTGGTTTTGTAACCGTCGACAGACTCTGAAAAACACTAGCAAGATCAACGTGTTTCAGGTCTAG
- the pou6f1 gene encoding POU domain, class 6, transcription factor 1 isoform X2 — protein sequence MDTEDLPANNAALTVNEQVIVMSGQETIRVLEVEVDTALSSSGADGKVESGGEEAAVQTLDVAEEALLDSPVTTSTTTAVTVEVSEPAVQTEVSKAPISVPLAQPQTSVPITVQACPQVLTQDGLASLMTGMLAQQGSLGQPLLIPLSMAGSVGGQGGLAVLTLPTATVATLPGLAAASPAGGLLKLPFAGLQAATVLNSVQTQLQSPAQAVLQPQVSALQPVQTAPATTASVVQKVSEPSASVATLQTAGLSISPAIISAASLGAQPQFISSLTTTPIITSAMSNVAGLTGQLITNAQGQVIGTLPLLVNPASLAGAAQGLQLQTVSPQLLLNAQGQIIATIGNGPTAAVPSAASVLPKASVPLTLTKTSTPGPVGKVAPSKVIIAPQPQMVKSVTSLTGAIACGDMPTVGQLVSKPQSAVNEEEAINLEEIREFAKNFKIRRLSLGLTQTQVGQALTATEGPAYSQSAICRFEKLDITPKSAQKLKPVLERWLAEAELYNQKGQQNLIEFVGGEPSKKRKRRTSFTPQAIEVLNTYFEKNSLPTGQEITEIAKELNYDREVVRVWFCNRRQTLKNTSKINVFQV from the exons ATGGACACTGAAGATCTCCCTGCAAACAATGCGGCACTCACCGTCAATGAACAG GTCATTGTCATGTCAGGACAGGAGACCATCCGTGTGCTGGAAGTGGAGGTGGATACAGCCTTGTCCTCTTCAGGGGCTGATGGGAAGGTGGAGTCAGGGGGCGAGGAGGCTGCTGTTCAGACCCTGGATGTAGCTGAGGAGGCTCTATTGGACAGTCCAGTAACCACAAGCACTACCACAGCTG TGACTGTGGAGGTCTCAGAACCTGCAGTACAGACCGAGGTCTCCAAAGCCCCCATCAGTGTGCCTCTGGCCCAGCCACAGACCAGCGTGCCCATCACTGTCCAGGCCTGCCCACAG GTCCTGACTCAGGATGGTTTGGCCTCTCTGATGACTGGCATGCTTGCCCAGCAGGGTTCTCTGGGTCAGCCCCTGCTCATACCTCTGAGTATGGCTGGATCTGTGGGGGGTCAGGGGGGTCTGGCAGTGCTCACCTTACCCACCGCCACTGTCGCCACCCTCCCTGGTCTCGCTGCAGCCAGCCCTGCTGGAGGACTGCTGAAGCTGCCATTTGCAGGACTGCAAG cTGCTACTGTGTTGAACTCTGTCCAGACGCAGCTGCAGTCACCTGCGCAGGCAGTCCTGCAGCCCCAGGTGTCTGCTCTGCAGCCTGTGCAGACCGCACCAGCCACCACTGCATCTGTTGTTCAGAAGGTGTCAGAGCCCAGTGCCTCGGTCGCCACACTTCAGACTGCAGGCCTGTCCATCAGCCCTGCTATT ATTAGTGCAGCTTCTCTGGGAGCTCAGCCTCAGTTCATCAGCTCTCTCACTACAACTcccatcatcaccagtgccatgTCTAATGTTGCAGGACTCACAGGTCAACTCATTACCAATGCACAGGGCCAG GTAATTGGAACACTTCCCCTGCTGGTCAACCCTGCATCACTGGCTGGAGCTGCTCAAGGCCTGCAGCTCCAGACTGTGTCCCCACAGCTGCTCCTCAATGCCCAGGGCCAGATCATTGCTACAATAGGAAACGGTCCAACAGCTGCTGTCCCGTCTGCCGCCTCTGTCCTCCCCAAAGCCTCTGTGCCCCTGACACTCACCAAGACCAGCACACCG GGTCCTGTCGGGAAAGTGGCTCCATCTAAAGTCATTATTGCTCCCCAGCCGCAAATGGTTAAATCAGTCACATCCCTCACCGGTGCCATCGCCTGTGGAGACATGCCTACGGTGGGGCAGCTTGTCAGCA aaCCACAGTCTGCTGTGAATGAAGAAGAGGCCATTAATCTGGAGGAGATCCGAGAGTTTGCCAAGAATTTTAAGATTCGAAGGCTCTCCCTGGGGCTGACACAGACTCAAGTGGGCCAGGCTCTCACCGCTACGGAGGGTCCCGCCTACAGTCAGTCAGCCATCTGCAG ATTTGAGAAGCTTGACATCACTCCTAAAAGTGCCCAGAAGTTGAAACCCGTGCTGGAGCGCTGGCTGGCAGAGGCTGAGCTCTATAATCAGAAAGGTCAGCAGAACTTGATAGAGTTTGTGGGCGGAGAGCCCTCCAAGAAGCGCAAGCGGAGAACCAGCTTCACACCGCAGGCCATCGAGGTCCTCAACACTTACTTTGAGAAAAACTCCCTTCCCACTGGCCAGGAGATTACAGAGATCGCCAAGGAGCTGAATTACGACCGAGAGGTGGTTCGGGTCTGGTTTTGTAACCGTCGACAGACTCTGAAAAACACTAGCAAGATCAACGTGTTTCAGGTCTAG
- the dazap2 gene encoding DAZ-associated protein 2 produces the protein MNNKGSYPQSVYPQQSTAPVYPPAMQVPPQVSPYPDAPPPYSEVYQARYMAPPQAHGQMPQMTSAYPGTQMYMPMHAQTVPMGAMAPNVPMAYYPMGPVYPTGSTVMVEGGFDAGARFGPGTSTSIPPPPPGHLPNAAQMAAMQGANVMMTQRKGNFFMGGSNGGYTIW, from the exons ATGAACAACAAAG GTTCATATCCACAATCTGTTTACCCTCAGCAGAGCACAGCACCCGTTTATCCGCCTGCTATGCAAGTCCCTCCTCAGGTGTCTCCATATCCAGATGCCCCTCCTCCATACTCTGAG GTTTATCAGGCCAGGTATATGGCTCCTCCCCAAGCCCATGGACAGATGCCCCAAATGACCTCAGCTTACCCTGGTACTCAGATGTACATGCCCATGCATGCTCAGACTGTGCCAATGGGGGCCATGGCCCCTAATGTCCCAATGGCATATTATCCGATGGGGCCTGTCTACCCCACTGGTTCCACCGTCATGGTGGAAGGCGGATTTGATGCTGGAGCTCGCTTTGGCCCTGGCACCAGTACTTCCATTCCT CCTCCACCTCCTGGACACCTCCCTAACGCGGCTCAGATGGCAGCCATGCAAGGTGCAAATGTGATGATGACACAACGTAAGGGCAACTTTTTCATGGGTGGCTCCAACGGCGGTTACACCATCTGGTAA